A section of the Bacillus sp. HSf4 genome encodes:
- a CDS encoding YuiA family protein — translation MKTSSTKQRSETCTFCSGKGYFQLLLGGSETCSHCQGTGKDR, via the coding sequence ATGAAGACTTCTTCAACTAAGCAGCGCTCAGAAACCTGCACATTTTGTTCAGGCAAAGGTTATTTTCAGCTTCTGCTCGGCGGTTCGGAAACGTGCAGCCACTGCCAGGGGACCGGAAAAGACCGCTGA
- a CDS encoding XkdX family protein — translation MTIDWFTYIKGFYEDGLWTKKQVHDVVAAGRITPEQYEEITGDPYDPDSPPSEDASGTTT, via the coding sequence ATGACGATTGATTGGTTTACGTATATCAAAGGTTTTTACGAAGATGGCCTCTGGACGAAGAAACAAGTTCACGATGTAGTGGCTGCCGGCCGCATCACACCTGAACAGTACGAAGAAATCACCGGAGATCCATACGATCCGGATTCGCCTCCGAGCGAGGATGCAAGCGGCACAACGACATAA
- a CDS encoding cold-shock protein → MSYYNNRNQEPLPKEDISTWECTAEECNGWMRKNFTSSERPLCPLCNQEMVSGSRYLTSIANNTSNLHRLFNQK, encoded by the coding sequence ATGTCTTACTACAACAACCGAAATCAAGAACCTTTGCCCAAGGAAGATATCAGCACTTGGGAGTGCACAGCAGAGGAATGCAACGGCTGGATGAGAAAAAACTTCACGAGCAGTGAACGTCCTTTATGCCCTCTTTGCAATCAGGAAATGGTGAGCGGAAGCCGTTATTTAACCTCAATCGCCAACAATACGAGCAACCTCCATCGTCTGTTTAATCAAAAATAG
- a CDS encoding N-acetylmuramoyl-L-alanine amidase: protein MKKVWLDAGHGGKDPGAAANGLKEKDLVLTMVKHAKSYLEANYKGVEVKLTRSTDVFYELSERADMANRWNADLFVSIHVNAGGGTGFETYRYPGTKGDTLKLQETLHKEILATMKGYGQIADRGLKQKDLAVLRETHMPAVLTENLFIDRKEDAERLKDSGFVKAVGEAHARGIAKYLGLSGGSSKPAESKPKKEAPKKETKKKSSKKYTLPTGIYKYKSPMMKGTAVRQIQEACAAVYFYPDKGAKNNGIDGYYGPKTANAVKRFQLMHGLSADGIYGPKTKAKLAAALKKEGYSVN from the coding sequence ATGAAAAAAGTTTGGCTCGATGCAGGACACGGCGGCAAAGACCCAGGCGCAGCAGCAAACGGACTAAAAGAAAAAGACTTAGTCTTGACGATGGTCAAACATGCAAAATCTTATTTAGAGGCTAATTATAAGGGCGTTGAGGTCAAGTTGACTCGTTCGACTGATGTCTTTTACGAACTGTCAGAGCGTGCGGATATGGCCAACAGGTGGAACGCTGATCTTTTCGTTTCCATTCATGTAAACGCCGGCGGCGGCACTGGGTTCGAAACATATCGCTATCCGGGTACTAAAGGGGACACCCTCAAGCTACAAGAAACCCTTCATAAAGAAATCCTTGCGACCATGAAAGGGTACGGACAGATTGCGGACAGGGGGTTAAAACAGAAAGACCTTGCGGTTCTCCGTGAAACTCACATGCCGGCAGTTCTTACCGAAAACCTGTTTATCGACCGCAAAGAGGATGCGGAACGTCTCAAGGATTCCGGCTTTGTAAAAGCAGTCGGTGAAGCACATGCGCGTGGCATTGCAAAATATCTCGGCCTGTCCGGTGGCTCAAGCAAACCCGCCGAATCAAAACCGAAAAAAGAAGCGCCTAAAAAGGAAACCAAAAAGAAATCATCCAAAAAATACACGCTACCGACCGGCATTTACAAATACAAAAGCCCGATGATGAAAGGAACTGCTGTCCGACAGATTCAGGAGGCTTGCGCAGCGGTTTATTTCTATCCGGACAAAGGCGCCAAGAATAACGGAATCGACGGCTATTATGGACCGAAAACAGCGAACGCAGTCAAACGGTTCCAGTTGATGCACGGGCTGTCTGCTGATGGAATCTACGGACCGAAAACGAAAGCGAAACTTGCTGCGGCATTGAAAAAAGAAGGCTATTCCGTAAACTAA
- a CDS encoding right-handed parallel beta-helix repeat-containing protein: MGKYRKAGTTWDRTFRNNYNQNLDDIDADIQKTRSSLTDHETSKTAHTSDQIDHGGFSVANRIKNLYSRFANLVLNHDGTSIKEVVDIRVAMDGSIHPTAKDRLDYDYNKITDRIQWVSVKDYGALGDGETDDTAAIQSALDARLSASKMHFVRFPPGTYKVTTSLRVDSNTYLWMDGATVGRFSQHNATIFVLYRDGVVTPGYSGVSNVIFDGGTIEGNSHLYTGGFTLLTAPHASNIMIKNVTFKNVRDNHAIDLPGSKDVYIKNCFFLGQETSASRFFAEAIQLDTAKSGSYGTIDSGNLDGTVTKNVTVENCYFGASREMGAFHAGVGSHSAVTGKFYENIKVINNTFEDMRYYSVKPMKWRGVVVSGNRFLNTYGGVYVAPIPDGQLYDLGGTKVTYETGSDVVINANTFENMGEKAIYVLGRKEIYQQDVTISNNIVSGTADGKKGIFIRYADGVNISNHQSKNTGSQAIYAEFSQNISASGGEFKTTKTDGIKLNAVKQANINNVSIQDTGTHGIMTYGGCSGIDLKYNKITDPSQSSAGGFDGIYMSNDTTDSSLIANKIRSSKKAPRRGIWVTATCDNIVAFGNDTRCRAVEADSYRNSATNKIETSGNV, translated from the coding sequence ATGGGTAAGTATAGGAAAGCCGGAACCACATGGGACCGAACATTTCGAAATAACTATAATCAGAATTTAGACGACATCGATGCGGACATACAAAAAACCCGTTCGTCTCTGACAGATCACGAAACATCAAAAACCGCCCACACGTCGGATCAAATCGACCACGGCGGTTTTTCTGTTGCCAACCGAATTAAAAATCTATATTCTCGGTTTGCTAACCTTGTATTGAATCACGACGGGACCAGTATAAAAGAGGTCGTCGACATACGTGTCGCAATGGACGGCTCGATCCATCCGACGGCAAAAGACCGTCTTGACTACGATTACAACAAAATCACCGACCGCATCCAATGGGTAAGCGTTAAAGATTACGGCGCCCTTGGCGACGGAGAAACGGATGACACGGCTGCTATCCAATCAGCATTAGACGCGCGGCTAAGCGCAAGCAAAATGCATTTTGTTCGTTTTCCGCCCGGTACGTATAAAGTGACGACATCCCTTCGCGTGGATAGCAATACGTACCTATGGATGGACGGAGCGACAGTCGGACGTTTTTCGCAGCACAACGCGACGATCTTCGTTTTATATAGAGACGGAGTTGTCACGCCGGGGTATAGTGGCGTTAGTAACGTTATATTTGACGGCGGCACAATCGAAGGAAATTCGCATTTATATACCGGCGGCTTTACGCTGCTTACGGCTCCGCACGCGTCTAACATTATGATTAAGAACGTCACCTTTAAGAATGTTCGCGATAACCATGCAATTGATTTACCGGGATCAAAAGACGTTTACATTAAGAACTGCTTTTTTCTCGGACAGGAAACAAGTGCTTCACGGTTCTTTGCGGAAGCGATACAGTTAGATACGGCAAAATCCGGATCATATGGAACGATTGACTCCGGAAATTTAGATGGCACAGTCACAAAAAATGTGACGGTTGAAAACTGCTATTTTGGGGCTTCGAGGGAGATGGGTGCTTTTCATGCTGGTGTCGGATCGCACAGTGCAGTCACCGGTAAATTCTATGAGAATATCAAGGTCATAAACAACACGTTTGAGGATATGCGTTATTACTCCGTTAAGCCTATGAAATGGCGCGGTGTCGTGGTTTCGGGAAATCGGTTCTTAAACACTTATGGCGGCGTTTACGTTGCGCCTATCCCTGACGGTCAGCTATACGATTTAGGCGGAACAAAAGTCACTTACGAGACAGGAAGCGACGTTGTGATTAACGCTAATACTTTCGAGAACATGGGAGAAAAAGCGATCTACGTTTTGGGTCGAAAAGAAATCTACCAACAAGACGTGACGATTTCTAATAACATCGTTTCAGGGACGGCAGACGGCAAAAAAGGGATATTCATTCGCTACGCAGATGGAGTCAACATCAGCAACCACCAAAGCAAAAACACAGGTAGCCAGGCAATTTATGCGGAGTTTTCCCAAAATATATCTGCCAGTGGGGGAGAATTCAAGACGACCAAGACAGACGGGATCAAGCTTAATGCGGTCAAACAAGCCAACATCAATAACGTGTCAATTCAAGATACCGGAACGCACGGAATCATGACGTATGGAGGATGCTCCGGAATCGATCTGAAGTACAACAAAATCACCGATCCTTCTCAGTCAAGCGCGGGAGGATTCGATGGCATTTACATGTCAAACGATACGACTGATAGCTCTCTGATTGCGAACAAAATCCGCAGCTCTAAAAAAGCGCCTCGCCGCGGTATTTGGGTTACAGCAACCTGCGACAATATCGTCGCATTTGGAAATGATACGCGGTGCCGTGCGGTCGAAGCAGACTCGTACCGGAACAGCGCGACCAATAAAATAGAAACGTCCGGAAACGTATAA
- a CDS encoding NAD(P)/FAD-dependent oxidoreductase translates to MPLNKPKVVVLGAGYGGLMTVTRLVKKIGINEADITLVNKHNYHYETTWMHEASAGTLHHDRCRYQIKDVINTSRVRFVQDTVKKINKEEKKVVLETGEIAYDYLVVALGAVPETFGISGLKEYAFPISNIDSSRQLREHIEYQFATYNTEAEKRPERLTIVVGGAGFTGIEFLGELANRIPELCREYDIDRQQVRLICVEAAPSALPGFDPELVDYAVNFLEGKGVEFKIGTAVKECKPDGIIVGKDDETEEIKAGTVVWAAGVRGNPVIEESGFENMRGRVKVKPDLRVDGHDEIFVIGDCSLVINEETDRPYPPTAQISMQQGETCAANIAALIHGKETETFTFDNKGSVASLGEHDAIGIAFGKKMTGTSASFMKKMIDNRSLFMIGGPGLVLKKGKFKFF, encoded by the coding sequence ATTCCGTTGAATAAGCCAAAAGTAGTAGTGTTAGGTGCAGGTTACGGTGGATTAATGACTGTGACGCGACTTGTCAAAAAAATCGGCATCAATGAAGCGGACATTACGCTTGTCAATAAGCACAACTATCATTATGAAACAACATGGATGCACGAGGCAAGCGCAGGCACGCTTCATCACGACAGGTGCCGCTATCAAATTAAAGATGTCATCAACACATCCCGCGTCCGTTTTGTTCAGGACACGGTGAAGAAAATCAATAAAGAAGAAAAAAAGGTCGTTCTGGAAACCGGCGAGATTGCATACGACTACCTTGTCGTTGCCTTGGGAGCCGTTCCTGAGACATTCGGCATTTCGGGATTAAAGGAATACGCTTTCCCGATTTCAAACATCGATTCCTCCCGCCAGCTTCGGGAGCATATTGAATACCAGTTTGCGACATACAACACAGAAGCCGAAAAGCGCCCTGAGCGTCTGACGATTGTTGTCGGAGGCGCAGGTTTTACTGGAATCGAATTTTTAGGTGAGCTGGCCAACCGCATTCCCGAATTGTGCAGGGAATACGATATTGACCGCCAGCAGGTCCGCTTGATTTGCGTCGAGGCCGCACCGTCCGCCCTCCCTGGTTTTGACCCCGAACTTGTCGATTATGCGGTCAATTTCCTTGAAGGAAAAGGCGTCGAATTCAAAATCGGAACAGCCGTAAAAGAATGCAAACCAGACGGCATCATTGTCGGAAAAGATGACGAGACCGAAGAAATCAAGGCCGGAACGGTGGTGTGGGCTGCCGGTGTCCGAGGAAATCCGGTGATTGAAGAATCGGGTTTTGAAAATATGCGCGGCCGTGTCAAAGTCAAGCCGGATCTTCGGGTTGACGGCCATGATGAGATTTTTGTCATCGGTGACTGCTCGCTTGTCATCAACGAAGAAACCGATCGTCCATATCCGCCGACAGCGCAAATTTCCATGCAGCAGGGAGAGACTTGTGCGGCAAATATTGCGGCGTTGATCCACGGCAAAGAAACTGAAACATTCACGTTCGATAATAAAGGATCTGTCGCTTCGCTTGGCGAACACGATGCAATCGGCATCGCTTTCGGCAAAAAAATGACCGGTACAAGTGCTTCCTTTATGAAGAAGATGATCGACAACCGTTCGCTCTTCATGATCGGAGGACCGGGGCTCGTCCTGAAGAAAGGGAAATTTAAATTTTTCTAA
- a CDS encoding phage baseplate upper protein, whose amino-acid sequence MVYKNADILFDVNSKIKRSVSANIQFSTQDIGTAKLSFNLTKDGVPLPISKATHAKLFMRFTDGSQVYVNTEVEDALKGAIFYVLTADQVTHYGTVNAELYVNYDNGQSVSVHKFSFEIDRALVDQDIAPVAEYYIEDFETLKAVIQEMSADAEQMLAELQAKFETLDNIETKTGAQEKADTAEANAKAYTDIHAAKMDNPHAVTKSQVGLANVDNVQQAAKIDFDSHVGNKSNPHAVTKVQVGLSNVDNVKQASKMEFDTHANNTTVHITANERTKWDGGQLKKISADDGGVTATANNGEDVLEKVTSLGKGMGTFYAAGGAVNSPTPISNRGMFHFTSTDTEGKGTFGWVISTDYKNNVYSNYRDGNLGWMGWRRLLPASEIESPTWVNVTLKNGATSGDRTVQYTKVGNMLQLRGHVVTSREVVFGSIPTSFVPASGAVVNVSVSGTMGNSKLIIYPEGDLKLTGIQSNNDSAVTGYYLDVVVPIN is encoded by the coding sequence ATGGTTTACAAGAATGCAGATATTCTATTCGATGTTAACTCGAAGATAAAGCGAAGTGTTTCGGCAAACATTCAATTTAGTACGCAAGATATAGGGACCGCAAAGTTGTCGTTTAACCTGACAAAGGACGGTGTACCTTTGCCGATAAGTAAGGCAACCCATGCCAAGCTATTCATGAGGTTTACTGACGGCAGCCAGGTCTATGTCAATACAGAAGTCGAAGACGCGCTGAAGGGCGCTATTTTTTATGTCTTGACTGCGGACCAAGTCACGCATTACGGAACGGTTAATGCGGAGCTTTATGTTAATTATGACAACGGACAAAGCGTTAGCGTGCATAAATTCTCGTTTGAGATCGATAGAGCACTTGTCGATCAGGATATCGCCCCGGTCGCCGAATACTACATCGAAGATTTTGAAACGCTTAAAGCCGTTATCCAAGAAATGTCGGCCGATGCTGAACAGATGCTTGCGGAGCTTCAGGCGAAATTCGAGACTCTCGACAACATCGAAACGAAGACCGGAGCCCAAGAAAAAGCGGACACAGCTGAAGCTAATGCGAAGGCCTATACGGACATTCACGCGGCTAAAATGGATAATCCGCACGCTGTTACGAAGTCACAGGTCGGACTGGCAAACGTTGATAACGTGCAGCAGGCGGCGAAAATCGATTTTGATAGCCACGTCGGAAATAAGAGTAACCCCCACGCAGTAACAAAAGTACAGGTCGGCTTGTCGAATGTAGACAACGTGAAGCAAGCGTCTAAAATGGAGTTTGATACTCACGCGAACAACACAACGGTTCATATTACCGCAAATGAGCGGACTAAGTGGGATGGCGGGCAGCTTAAGAAAATCAGCGCTGATGATGGTGGGGTAACTGCCACAGCAAACAACGGTGAAGATGTCTTAGAAAAGGTAACTTCATTAGGGAAAGGAATGGGGACATTTTATGCGGCGGGAGGCGCAGTAAACTCCCCAACTCCAATATCAAATCGAGGAATGTTTCATTTTACGAGCACAGATACCGAGGGAAAAGGAACGTTTGGATGGGTCATTTCTACTGATTACAAAAATAATGTCTATTCGAATTACAGAGACGGTAATCTCGGCTGGATGGGCTGGAGGCGTCTTCTGCCAGCAAGTGAAATTGAATCCCCGACGTGGGTAAACGTTACGTTGAAAAACGGAGCGACATCAGGGGATAGGACGGTCCAGTATACGAAGGTCGGTAATATGCTACAGCTTCGTGGACATGTCGTAACAAGCAGAGAGGTTGTATTCGGATCGATACCGACTTCGTTTGTGCCGGCAAGTGGTGCGGTAGTAAACGTATCTGTAAGCGGGACGATGGGTAATAGTAAGCTGATAATTTATCCAGAAGGGGATCTAAAGCTCACCGGAATACAATCAAATAACGATAGTGCGGTGACGGGTTATTATTTGGACGTTGTTGTTCCGATCAATTAG
- a CDS encoding YuiB family protein has protein sequence MISLPVVIISVVLFFVLFFGIGFLLNMLLRMSWIMAVIYPIVCLFIVNKEKLIRYVETPGEAFSGLFDRVASLAAADIIILASGMAGALLSGVTIKALRKRGYQMF, from the coding sequence TTGATCAGTTTACCAGTTGTCATCATATCAGTTGTCTTGTTTTTCGTCTTGTTTTTCGGAATCGGTTTTTTGCTGAACATGCTGCTCAGGATGTCGTGGATCATGGCTGTCATTTATCCGATTGTATGCCTTTTCATTGTCAATAAGGAAAAATTAATTCGCTATGTGGAGACGCCCGGAGAGGCGTTTTCCGGACTTTTTGACAGGGTGGCTTCATTGGCTGCGGCGGACATTATTATTTTAGCAAGCGGGATGGCCGGGGCCCTTTTGTCAGGAGTCACGATCAAAGCTTTGCGAAAAAGAGGATACCAAATGTTTTAA
- a CDS encoding DUF2116 family Zn-ribbon domain-containing protein, with translation MEERINCKACGQLIPYSSKVCEACGCESPLPQSQKIKDRMILTVAGMVAILTIVLILGTLFSYMNVF, from the coding sequence ATGGAAGAAAGAATCAACTGCAAAGCATGCGGTCAGCTTATTCCATACAGCTCAAAAGTATGTGAAGCGTGCGGATGCGAAAGCCCGCTTCCTCAATCACAAAAAATCAAAGACAGGATGATCCTGACTGTAGCAGGAATGGTTGCGATTTTAACGATCGTGCTGATTTTGGGAACGCTATTTTCATATATGAATGTCTTTTGA
- a CDS encoding GNAT family N-acetyltransferase, giving the protein MKVIPVNELPKGTVTEFFCLHWGSPEMVNSNGTFQCDELEGYAVLDETGKIAGLITYIIEENECEVVSLDSTIENKGIGSVLLKEVEHVSEQKQCSVVKLITTNDNIRALEFYQKRGYVFRELYVNAVEKARKIKPEIPLTADNGIPIRDEILLLKSLA; this is encoded by the coding sequence GTGAAGGTTATCCCGGTGAACGAATTGCCAAAAGGGACTGTAACGGAATTTTTTTGCCTCCATTGGGGCAGCCCTGAAATGGTGAATTCAAATGGAACATTTCAATGCGATGAATTGGAAGGGTATGCTGTTTTAGATGAAACGGGCAAAATAGCAGGTCTGATTACTTATATCATCGAAGAAAACGAGTGTGAAGTCGTCTCTTTGGACAGCACTATTGAAAATAAAGGGATTGGCTCGGTTCTTTTAAAAGAAGTCGAACACGTTTCCGAACAAAAGCAATGCAGCGTGGTGAAGCTGATCACCACCAACGATAATATACGCGCCCTGGAATTTTATCAAAAGCGGGGCTATGTATTCAGAGAGCTCTATGTGAATGCGGTGGAAAAAGCAAGGAAAATCAAACCGGAAATTCCCCTTACGGCGGATAACGGCATTCCAATCCGCGATGAAATCCTGTTGCTGAAAAGCTTGGCATAA
- the yumC gene encoding ferredoxin--NADP reductase 2, producing MREDSKVYDITIIGGGPVGLFTAFYGGMRQASVKIIESLPQLGGQLSALYPEKYIYDVAGFPKIRAQELVDNLKEQMAKFEQTVCLEQAVESVEKQADGIFKLVTNKEVHYSKTVIITAGNGAFQPRKLELESAAQFENANLHYFIDDLNQFAGRRVAVLGGGDSAVDWALMLEPIAKEVSIIHRRDKFRAHEHSVENLRNSKVNVLTPFVPTELIGENKIEQIVIEEVKGERKEVIDVDDVIVNFGFVSSLGPIKNWGLEIEKNSIVVKSTMETNIEGFYAAGDICTYEGKVKLIASGFGEAPTAVNNAKAYMDPKARVQPLHSTSMFENK from the coding sequence ATGCGTGAAGACTCAAAAGTATATGATATTACGATTATCGGAGGCGGCCCGGTCGGCCTGTTCACCGCGTTTTACGGCGGAATGAGACAGGCGAGCGTCAAAATCATCGAAAGCCTGCCGCAGCTCGGAGGCCAGCTGTCCGCTTTATATCCGGAAAAATACATATATGATGTTGCCGGCTTCCCTAAAATCCGCGCCCAGGAGCTTGTCGACAACTTAAAGGAGCAAATGGCCAAATTTGAACAGACCGTTTGCCTTGAACAGGCTGTCGAAAGCGTGGAAAAGCAAGCCGACGGCATATTTAAGCTTGTCACAAACAAAGAAGTTCACTATTCGAAAACTGTCATTATTACAGCCGGTAACGGCGCGTTTCAGCCGAGAAAGCTTGAACTTGAATCCGCGGCTCAATTTGAAAACGCGAACCTTCATTACTTCATCGATGATCTGAATCAATTCGCCGGCAGACGCGTTGCAGTGCTGGGCGGAGGGGACTCAGCTGTAGACTGGGCGCTGATGCTTGAACCGATTGCAAAAGAGGTGTCGATCATTCACCGCCGCGACAAATTCCGCGCCCATGAACACAGCGTCGAAAACCTCCGAAATTCCAAAGTCAACGTGCTGACGCCGTTTGTGCCGACAGAGCTGATCGGCGAAAACAAAATAGAGCAGATCGTCATTGAGGAAGTCAAAGGAGAAAGAAAAGAAGTCATTGATGTCGATGACGTCATCGTCAACTTCGGATTTGTTTCATCCCTCGGACCGATCAAAAACTGGGGGCTCGAGATCGAGAAAAATTCGATCGTTGTCAAATCGACGATGGAGACAAATATTGAAGGATTTTATGCAGCCGGTGATATCTGCACATATGAAGGAAAAGTCAAGCTGATCGCAAGCGGATTTGGAGAAGCTCCGACCGCGGTAAACAACGCAAAAGCTTATATGGATCCCAAAGCCCGCGTTCAGCCTCTTCATTCGACGAGCATGTTTGAGAACAAATAA
- a CDS encoding phage tail protein has protein sequence MKPLYIRSILGQEEALTKYSVTRKRGLNSEKYIDVSVVKHETNAQSYPLVQSENILIYEGEEYIIRQMNSSLNSVKVKGIHRMFIDLADEYIYEVNEKEKDYTIEEALDIALKGTGYGYQVDKTGLPATVKMSNFGDGFSIDLLKKISSEFGVEYDCAGKTIYLAKQIARYTDNQIRYRLNASNPTKELDTSELKTYIKGFGKKDEKTGAYAVTAEYRSPLADVYGVRHATPVRDDIYTESNKDQLIARMKKELHDYINISISLTYIELSYLGVQDIRLGDYVWCILDPFDIDVQIRVVEVEDYSDPLKSPKITFGSIVRKAPNLISDFKKTQQAISKIVDPQTGKLREGSVTIGSGTNFEDGYDPTLINIPQYGLASATTDGLMSSADFVKLANILVGPDGQVVVALASETNDGLMSSADFTKLMRIIMPVSGDVDMQSILDRIAALEAKVGT, from the coding sequence TTGAAACCTTTATATATTCGGAGTATTCTCGGACAGGAAGAGGCGCTCACCAAGTATAGTGTCACAAGAAAACGAGGCCTTAACAGCGAAAAATATATCGATGTATCGGTAGTAAAGCACGAGACGAATGCCCAATCTTATCCTTTAGTTCAGTCAGAGAACATTCTTATCTACGAAGGCGAAGAGTACATTATCCGCCAGATGAACTCGTCTTTAAATTCCGTAAAAGTAAAAGGAATACACCGCATGTTCATCGATCTGGCTGACGAGTACATCTACGAGGTAAACGAAAAAGAGAAGGACTACACGATCGAGGAAGCGTTGGATATTGCGCTCAAGGGCACCGGATACGGCTATCAAGTTGATAAGACCGGATTGCCCGCGACGGTCAAGATGTCGAACTTCGGGGACGGCTTTTCTATCGATCTCCTTAAAAAGATTTCTTCGGAGTTCGGAGTTGAATATGACTGCGCTGGCAAAACGATCTATCTTGCGAAGCAGATCGCGAGATATACCGACAATCAAATACGATATAGGCTCAACGCGTCCAATCCAACGAAAGAACTCGATACGAGCGAACTCAAGACGTATATCAAAGGCTTCGGCAAAAAAGACGAAAAAACTGGTGCTTATGCGGTCACGGCGGAGTATCGGAGCCCGTTAGCGGATGTTTACGGAGTTCGTCACGCTACTCCTGTTCGGGATGATATATATACGGAAAGTAACAAGGACCAACTAATTGCGCGGATGAAGAAGGAGCTTCACGATTATATAAACATTTCAATTTCTCTGACATACATCGAGCTTTCGTATCTCGGCGTACAAGATATCCGTCTCGGCGATTACGTTTGGTGTATCCTCGATCCGTTTGATATAGATGTTCAAATCCGCGTTGTTGAAGTCGAGGATTATTCCGACCCTTTAAAGTCTCCGAAAATTACATTCGGAAGTATTGTTCGAAAAGCACCGAATTTAATATCTGATTTCAAGAAGACGCAGCAGGCGATCTCTAAAATCGTTGACCCACAGACCGGCAAATTGCGTGAAGGCTCCGTTACCATCGGAAGCGGAACGAATTTCGAGGACGGATATGACCCGACTTTGATTAACATTCCGCAATACGGTCTAGCTTCAGCGACTACGGACGGATTGATGAGTTCGGCGGACTTCGTAAAACTAGCGAATATTCTAGTCGGACCAGACGGGCAAGTTGTTGTCGCGCTGGCCTCTGAAACTAACGACGGCCTAATGAGTTCAGCGGATTTTACGAAGCTGATGCGGATAATCATGCCTGTTTCGGGTGATGTCGATATGCAATCGATCTTGGATCGTATAGCTGCGTTAGAGGCAAAAGTAGGAACATAA
- a CDS encoding BhlA/UviB family holin-like peptide, which produces MGDIDVIKYFFTQGPFAVLFTWLLIYVMKSNRERESRLQDLLDKFSDKYDVIIDKLDRLEEKFRGRD; this is translated from the coding sequence ATGGGTGATATCGACGTAATCAAATATTTTTTTACGCAAGGGCCGTTCGCGGTCCTTTTTACGTGGCTGCTGATTTACGTTATGAAATCGAATCGTGAACGTGAGTCGAGGCTACAGGATCTACTCGATAAATTCAGCGATAAATACGACGTCATTATCGACAAGCTCGATAGACTCGAAGAAAAGTTTCGCGGAAGAGATTAG
- a CDS encoding phage holin — protein MNVKTTEKISVGTVARFVILALALVNQALMMTGHSPIPVDEEGVQQFISLAFTGVASLWAYWKNNDVTKKARTKGE, from the coding sequence ATGAACGTAAAGACAACTGAAAAAATTAGCGTAGGAACAGTCGCTCGGTTCGTGATTCTGGCGCTTGCACTCGTTAACCAAGCGCTTATGATGACGGGGCACAGTCCGATTCCGGTCGATGAGGAAGGCGTGCAGCAATTTATTTCGCTCGCATTTACCGGAGTGGCTTCGCTGTGGGCGTACTGGAAAAATAACGACGTGACGAAGAAAGCGCGGACTAAGGGCGAATAG